TCCAGGTGGAAAACGAGGCCTCGACGATGGTTTAAGCACCTGAGCAGATGAGTGTCGTGTTTGCCGCTGACTCGCGGTGAGAAGCTCCAGGAAGTCTTCAACGATTGAAAGGGCACCAAGCCTGGTTCGAGTGCAAAGCGCTGCGGACAGAACATGCGACGTGTGCCGTGCTGACGAACGTCGCTGCCGACTGCCGAGGTGCCTCCCGTCCGATGACGCCAAGGGCACCGCAACGCGGCACCGGAACTCGCATGCATAGCGAGTTATAGCGGATGGTGATTACCCCGCTCAGAAAATGTAAGTGCGGCGTAACCGTTGATCCCAAGTCCTGGGCGGGCTCCCTAAAGCCTTGGGTTACAAGGGATCAACGTCGTCAGGTAGGCGACCGGCGCATTGGCGCCGGTGTCGACACCGAAGTGCGATCTGCCTTGGCTGGCGAAAGGCACTGCCGTGCAATGTAATACGTGGTATCGGTGCCTCGATGGGAGTTGTGCGGTGAACGCTCAACGGTGCGATCGAAGTAGCCAATTGACGTCATTCAAAGCCGATGGACGCCGCTAAAACTGTTATTTCACAACTTGATACGAGTCCGAACGTATCTGGTAGCCTGCTGTCATGTCCATAGACAACAACGGCCCACTGCGCCTAACGGAAGCGGCCCCCGGTTACGTGCGGGTCACGATCGACAACCCACCGCTCAATTTGCTTGATCCCGAAATGATCAAAGCGCTTCGAACGCTCATGGACGCTTTCGAGGCCGATCCGAACCTGCGGGTGGTTGTGTTCGACAGTGCCGATGAGGACTACTTCATCGCTCATTTCGACGTAGTCCGTGCTCACGAAGTGCCAAACGACCCGGGCCCGACGGGTCTGCCGGCGTGGCCCGATATCGCCTACCGCCTCCGGCGCGCACCGTTCATCAGCATCACTGAGCTTCGAGGGCGAGCGCGTGGTGTCGGAAGCGAGTTTGTATTGGCCTGTGACCTACGCTTCGCCAGCATCGAGCGTGCCATTTTGTGTCAGCCGGAGGTCGGTTGCGGACTGGTACCCGGTGGCGGCGGGATCGAAGCTTTAACCGCGCTGACGGGCCGCTCACGTGCCTTGGAGGTCATCGTCGGCAGTGATGACTATGACGCAGTCCTAGCTGAGAAGTACGGCTGGATCAATCGCGCGATCCCGGACGCCGATCTCTCGTCGTTCGTCGACCGGCTCGCCCGTCGGATAGCGTCGTTCCCGCCCGGTGCTCAGGCCCTTGCCAAGAAGTTAGTCAACAACCGGGCCTCGGTGTCCGATGGCAGCGATCTCGCCGACAGTCTCGCCGAGTTTTACCGCACCATCGAGTGGCCAGCCACTCGCTCACGGCTGGCTGATCTCATTGCGCATGGCCTCCAGCAGCGC
This genomic window from Mycobacterium saskatchewanense contains:
- a CDS encoding enoyl-CoA hydratase/isomerase family protein, whose product is MSIDNNGPLRLTEAAPGYVRVTIDNPPLNLLDPEMIKALRTLMDAFEADPNLRVVVFDSADEDYFIAHFDVVRAHEVPNDPGPTGLPAWPDIAYRLRRAPFISITELRGRARGVGSEFVLACDLRFASIERAILCQPEVGCGLVPGGGGIEALTALTGRSRALEVIVGSDDYDAVLAEKYGWINRAIPDADLSSFVDRLARRIASFPPGAQALAKKLVNNRASVSDGSDLADSLAEFYRTIEWPATRSRLADLIAHGLQQRGELENDLGSLLGS